In one window of Thiohalobacter sp. DNA:
- a CDS encoding (2Fe-2S) ferredoxin domain-containing protein, with protein sequence MYYKHHVFFCTNLREDGRPCCQRFDARAMRDHAKARTKALGIAGPGGVRVNTAGCLDRCGEGPVLVVYPEGVWYSYVDQEDIDEIIDEHLVHGRPVERLKI encoded by the coding sequence ATGTACTACAAGCACCACGTCTTCTTCTGCACCAACCTCCGCGAGGACGGCCGTCCCTGCTGCCAGCGATTCGATGCCCGGGCCATGCGCGATCATGCCAAGGCGCGGACCAAGGCGCTGGGCATCGCCGGGCCGGGCGGCGTGCGCGTCAACACTGCCGGCTGCCTGGACCGCTGCGGCGAGGGTCCGGTACTTGTGGTCTATCCGGAGGGTGTCTGGTATTCCTATGTGGATCAGGAAGATATCGACGAAATCATTGACGAGCACCTGGTCCATGGCCGCCCGGTGGAACGCCTGAAGATCTAG
- the crp gene encoding cAMP-activated global transcriptional regulator CRP, with translation METRLPKGTGNPSIDRFLEHCHRRKYPSKSVIIYAGDAPDVLYYIISGSVSVLIEDENGHEIVLAYLNKGDFFGEMGLFGENATRSAWVRARSECEVAEISYAKFRQLAHEDPEILFALSTQMAARLRTTSRKVSDLAFLDVTGRVARTLLDLCKQPDAMTHPDGMQIRITRQEIGRIVGCSREMVGRVLKNLEEQGLITARGKTIVVFGTR, from the coding sequence ATGGAAACCAGACTGCCCAAGGGCACCGGCAATCCCTCGATCGATCGTTTTCTCGAGCACTGCCACCGCCGCAAGTATCCGAGCAAGAGTGTCATCATCTACGCCGGTGACGCCCCGGACGTGCTCTACTACATCATCTCCGGCTCGGTCAGCGTGCTCATCGAGGACGAGAACGGCCACGAGATCGTGCTCGCCTATCTCAACAAGGGCGACTTCTTCGGCGAAATGGGCCTGTTCGGCGAGAATGCCACCCGCAGCGCCTGGGTGCGCGCCCGCAGCGAATGCGAGGTCGCCGAGATCAGCTACGCGAAGTTCCGCCAGCTCGCCCACGAGGACCCGGAAATCCTGTTCGCCCTGTCCACCCAGATGGCGGCCCGCCTGCGCACCACCAGCCGCAAGGTCTCCGACCTCGCCTTCCTGGACGTGACCGGCCGCGTGGCCCGCACCCTGCTCGACCTGTGCAAGCAGCCCGATGCCATGACCCACCCCGACGGCATGCAGATCCGCATCACCCGCCAGGAGATCGGCCGCATCGTCGGCTGCTCGCGGGAGATGGTCGGGCGGGTGCTGAAGAACCTGGAGGAACAGGGCCTCATCACCGCCCGTGGCAAGACCATCGTCGTCTTCGGCACGCGCTGA
- the rpsI gene encoding 30S ribosomal protein S9: MAQEQVYATGRRKTSTARVFLRKGSGNIMVNKRPLDEYFGRETARMVVRQPLDTTELNDAFDIHVTVTGGGMSGQAGAIRHGITRALIKHDESLRPALRRAGFVTRDAREVERKKVGLRKARRATQFSKR; the protein is encoded by the coding sequence ATGGCTCAGGAACAGGTTTACGCCACCGGCCGTCGCAAGACCTCCACGGCCCGGGTCTTTCTCCGCAAGGGCAGCGGCAACATCATGGTCAACAAGCGCCCGCTGGACGAGTACTTCGGCCGCGAGACCGCACGCATGGTCGTGCGTCAGCCGCTGGATACCACGGAACTGAATGACGCCTTCGACATTCATGTCACCGTCACCGGCGGCGGCATGAGCGGCCAGGCCGGTGCCATTCGTCACGGCATCACCCGCGCCCTGATCAAGCACGACGAGTCGCTGCGGCCGGCGCTGCGCCGGGCCGGCTTCGTCACCCGCGACGCCCGCGAGGTCGAGCGCAAGAAGGTCGGCCTGCGCAAGGCACGTCGCGCCACCCAGTTCAGCAAGCGCTGA
- a CDS encoding four helix bundle protein, translated as MRFLRMAKGSCGELRTQRYIGNRIGSIQPAHGKRLIAEAWQLSRMLHGLIESVSRADADAGSRHLYLAS; from the coding sequence ATGCGTTTTCTGCGAATGGCGAAGGGTTCCTGCGGCGAACTGCGTACCCAGCGCTATATTGGCAATCGAATCGGCTCCATTCAGCCGGCACACGGAAAGCGCCTGATTGCCGAAGCCTGGCAGTTGTCGCGTATGCTGCACGGCCTGATCGAGAGCGTCAGCCGGGCGGATGCGGACGCAGGGAGCCGACACTTGTATCTTGCATCCTGA
- the speD gene encoding adenosylmethionine decarboxylase: MVRSSMKKLKLHGFNNLTKTLSFNIYDICYAKTRRQRSEYIEYIDEAYNAERLTQILTEVSHIIGANILNIAHQDYDPQGASVTMLISEEPVLSEEELSTSERPGPLPDAVVAHLDKSHITVHTYPESHPDNGISTFRADIDVSTCGRISPLRALNFLIHSFESDIVTIDYRVRGFTRDVRGKKHFIDHKITSIQNFLDRGTRDRYQMVDVNVYQENIFHTKMILKEFDLDNYLFGTGVDELSAAEEREIRSRLQREMYEIFYGRNMKGFKGWK; the protein is encoded by the coding sequence ATGGTCCGATCCTCGATGAAGAAGCTGAAGCTGCACGGCTTCAACAACCTGACCAAGACACTCAGCTTCAACATCTACGACATCTGTTATGCCAAGACGCGCAGGCAGCGTTCCGAGTACATCGAGTACATCGACGAGGCCTACAACGCCGAGCGGCTGACCCAGATCCTGACCGAGGTGTCCCACATCATCGGGGCGAACATTCTCAATATCGCCCACCAGGACTACGACCCCCAGGGCGCGAGCGTGACCATGCTCATTTCCGAGGAACCGGTACTGTCCGAGGAGGAACTCTCCACCAGCGAGCGGCCCGGCCCCCTGCCCGATGCCGTGGTGGCACATCTGGACAAGAGCCACATCACGGTGCACACCTATCCGGAGAGTCACCCGGACAACGGCATCAGTACCTTTCGCGCCGACATCGACGTGTCCACCTGCGGGCGCATTTCACCGCTGCGTGCCCTGAACTTTCTCATCCACTCCTTCGAGTCGGACATCGTCACCATCGACTACCGGGTGCGCGGCTTCACCCGCGACGTCCGCGGCAAGAAGCACTTCATCGACCACAAGATCACTTCCATCCAGAACTTCCTCGACCGCGGCACCCGTGACCGCTACCAGATGGTCGACGTCAACGTCTATCAGGAGAACATCTTTCACACCAAGATGATTCTCAAGGAGTTCGATCTGGACAACTACCTGTTCGGAACCGGTGTCGACGAGCTGAGCGCCGCAGAGGAAAGGGAGATCCGCTCGCGCCTGCAGCGCGAGATGTACGAGATCTTCTACGGCCGCAACATGAAGGGCTTCAAGGGCTGGAAGTAG
- the rplM gene encoding 50S ribosomal protein L13 encodes MKTFSAKPETVKRDWYVVDATGKTLGRLAAEVARRLRGKHKAEYTPHVDTGDYIIIVNADKVAVTGRKEQDKMYHHHTGYIGNLKSISLGKLRAKAPERIIENAVKGMLPKNPLGRAMYRKLKVYAGPEHRHQAQQPRPLDI; translated from the coding sequence ATGAAGACTTTCAGCGCCAAGCCGGAAACCGTGAAGCGCGACTGGTACGTCGTGGATGCGACGGGCAAGACCCTGGGTCGCCTGGCCGCCGAGGTTGCGCGCCGACTGCGCGGCAAGCACAAGGCCGAGTACACGCCGCACGTGGACACCGGTGACTACATCATTATCGTCAACGCCGACAAGGTCGCCGTGACGGGCCGCAAGGAACAGGACAAGATGTACCACCATCACACCGGGTACATCGGCAACCTCAAGTCCATCAGCCTCGGCAAGCTGCGCGCCAAGGCGCCGGAGCGGATCATCGAGAATGCGGTCAAGGGCATGCTGCCCAAGAACCCGCTGGGCCGCGCCATGTACCGCAAGCTCAAGGTCTACGCCGGCCCCGAGCATCGGCATCAGGCCCAGCAGCCCAGGCCGCTGGACATCTGA
- the coq7 gene encoding 2-polyprenyl-3-methyl-6-methoxy-1,4-benzoquinone monooxygenase: MSERSYTPFDHLIANFDQALRTLFGRPLVTERPYPAEDIPEAELSEAERTEAARLMRVNHTGEVCAQALYQGQALTARLDAVRDSMERAAQEENDHLDWCERRVQELGSRTSLLNPPFYLGAFTLGALAGAAGDKWSLGFVAETERQVVEHLDGHLRRLPPQDARSRAILEQMKIDEAHHGTTALEAGGAPLPAPVRALMRLGSKVMTGTAYWT, encoded by the coding sequence ATGAGCGAGCGCAGCTACACCCCCTTCGACCACCTGATCGCCAACTTCGACCAGGCCCTGCGCACGCTGTTCGGCCGTCCCCTGGTCACCGAGCGCCCCTACCCCGCCGAGGACATCCCGGAAGCGGAACTGTCCGAGGCGGAGCGCACCGAGGCGGCGCGACTGATGCGGGTCAACCACACCGGCGAGGTGTGCGCCCAGGCGCTCTACCAGGGCCAGGCGCTGACGGCGCGGCTGGATGCGGTGCGCGACAGCATGGAGCGGGCCGCGCAGGAGGAGAACGATCATCTGGACTGGTGCGAACGGCGGGTTCAGGAACTGGGCAGCCGCACCAGCCTGCTCAATCCCCCCTTCTACCTCGGCGCCTTCACCCTGGGCGCGCTGGCCGGTGCCGCGGGCGACAAGTGGAGCCTGGGCTTCGTGGCCGAGACCGAGCGCCAGGTGGTGGAACACCTGGATGGACACCTGCGTCGGCTGCCGCCGCAGGACGCGCGCAGCCGCGCGATCCTGGAACAGATGAAGATCGACGAGGCCCATCACGGCACCACCGCGTTGGAGGCCGGCGGCGCCCCGCTGCCCGCGCCGGTGCGCGCGTTGATGCGGCTCGGCTCGAAGGTGATGACGGGGACGGCCTACTGGACCTGA
- a CDS encoding VOC family protein → MQRPGRTLGLRHLALHVDDVEACTRFYVDLLGMEVEWHPDPDNIYLTTAGQDNLALHRRAADRPRGPETVLDHLGFILPDAAAVDAWHDFLVGQGVTIRVAPRTHRDGARSFYCEDPEGNLVQLIHHPPIAGNVG, encoded by the coding sequence ATGCAACGACCCGGCCGAACCCTCGGTCTCCGCCACCTGGCCCTGCACGTCGACGATGTCGAGGCCTGTACCCGATTCTATGTCGATCTGCTGGGCATGGAGGTGGAGTGGCATCCCGACCCCGACAACATCTATCTGACCACGGCCGGCCAGGACAACCTGGCCCTGCATCGGCGCGCCGCCGACCGCCCGCGTGGGCCGGAGACGGTGCTGGATCACCTGGGTTTCATCCTGCCCGACGCGGCGGCGGTGGATGCCTGGCACGATTTCCTGGTCGGCCAGGGGGTGACCATCCGCGTCGCCCCGCGCACTCACCGGGATGGCGCCCGCAGCTTCTACTGCGAGGACCCCGAGGGCAACCTGGTGCAATTGATCCACCATCCTCCGATTGCCGGAAATGTGGGATAA
- a CDS encoding VPLPA-CTERM sorting domain-containing protein, which yields MENAQVSAPARLLAAAIVLAPATALAAVCDPYGGSGLTVLEGSTVCFVYDPANVDPLFGTLQVSGDNVFVTPTSFKAESTDAQGTVVTSATGTIQVVAKPGYVLDAINVGEIGDYRMVGGTGTGVDVDGWLRVFDWFDPTPFFGTEETATLAISGDLTIADGNLHNWTGQGGFDLTTPTWDGRDHVGLTLQNTLTAISTVSGESAMIQKKAVGSEITVSVATTAVVPLPGALWLFGAGLAGLVGVARRR from the coding sequence ATGGAGAATGCCCAGGTATCCGCGCCGGCGCGGCTGCTGGCCGCGGCAATCGTGCTGGCCCCCGCGACCGCTCTTGCGGCGGTCTGTGACCCCTACGGCGGCAGCGGGCTGACCGTGCTCGAAGGTTCCACCGTCTGCTTCGTCTATGATCCCGCAAACGTCGACCCCCTGTTCGGCACCCTGCAGGTCTCGGGCGACAATGTCTTCGTGACCCCGACCAGCTTCAAGGCCGAGTCCACCGATGCCCAGGGCACGGTCGTCACCAGTGCAACCGGTACCATTCAGGTTGTCGCCAAGCCCGGCTATGTCCTCGACGCCATCAATGTGGGCGAGATCGGCGACTACAGGATGGTGGGTGGCACGGGTACCGGCGTGGACGTCGATGGCTGGTTGCGGGTATTCGACTGGTTCGATCCGACCCCGTTTTTCGGTACCGAGGAGACCGCCACCCTGGCCATCTCCGGCGATCTCACCATCGCCGACGGCAACCTTCACAACTGGACCGGTCAGGGCGGTTTCGACCTCACGACGCCGACCTGGGATGGCCGCGATCACGTTGGCCTGACCTTGCAGAACACCCTTACGGCCATCAGTACCGTCTCCGGCGAAAGCGCCATGATCCAGAAGAAGGCCGTGGGCAGCGAAATCACGGTGTCCGTGGCGACCACGGCCGTGGTGCCCCTCCCCGGCGCCCTCTGGCTGTTCGGCGCCGGTCTCGCCGGCCTGGTCGGTGTTGCCCGCCGGCGCTGA
- a CDS encoding OsmC family protein has translation MRARVKWVEQATFIGESGSGHAVVMDGPPDSGGRDLGVRPMEMLLLGMGGCTAFDVVYILGRQRQPVTDCVVELEAERAAEPPKVFTRIHVHFIVTGKGLSEKQVARAVALSAEKYCSASIMLGKAAEISHDYEIREAE, from the coding sequence ATGCGAGCAAGAGTGAAATGGGTCGAGCAGGCGACCTTCATCGGTGAATCGGGGAGCGGCCATGCCGTGGTCATGGACGGCCCGCCCGACAGCGGCGGTCGCGATCTGGGCGTGCGGCCGATGGAGATGCTGCTGCTGGGCATGGGCGGCTGTACCGCCTTCGACGTGGTCTACATCCTCGGCCGCCAGCGCCAGCCGGTGACCGATTGCGTGGTCGAGCTGGAGGCCGAGCGCGCGGCCGAGCCGCCGAAGGTGTTCACCCGCATCCATGTGCACTTCATCGTCACGGGCAAGGGGTTGTCGGAGAAGCAGGTCGCGCGTGCGGTGGCGCTCTCGGCCGAGAAGTACTGCTCGGCGTCCATCATGCTCGGCAAGGCCGCCGAGATCAGCCACGACTACGAAATCCGCGAGGCGGAATGA